TTAAAAAATGTCTTGATTTTTCTGCAGCATCAGATCAAAACTTAAGTTTGTGCTTTAAAATTGTGAACTTGCTTGAGTCAGTTATTGCACAAGACACTTGACAGGTTTGTGATGAAATTACCTCAGTCTTGAGGTTTTCCAGCTGCTGGTCCTTTTCTGACATTAAGGCACTGTTTTTATGGATGGACTGCTGGAGGGCAGTCTTCTCCTTGTCCAACTGTTCCTTCAAGGCGCTCTCACTATTTCACAGATTTCAGGAGACAGAGAACACTTATTTCTATGGACAAAATTTTGCTATTTGTTAGATAGCAAATGCCACTGAATACGATAAAACTGAGATCCAGTACGATGGACTTTGAAGCCATCAAAGAACATGTCATGCAGATGGGATGGAGCTGTAGGATAAATTACAAAGATTAATGTCTTATACAAGTTTACAGACATGTGGtcaatatacactcaccagccaacTCATTAGGCACACCATGCTAGTACCAGGTTAGACCCCCCATAATTCTAAAtggtatagattcaacaagctgctggaaacattcctcagagatttccatccatgttgacatgatagcgtTTTCACAGTTGGTGCAGCTTTGTccgctgcacatccatgatgtgaatcttctattccaccacatcccaaaggtgctctattgaatTGACatctgtcatgttcaagaaaccagcttgagatgtgagctttgtgacatagaAGCAGTATCCTACTAGAAGCAGCcatcacactgtggtcatagagggatggacatggtcagcaagaATACACAGGTAGGCTgtgtttaaacgatgctcagctGTAGctaagaggcccaaagtgtgcaaAGAAAACATCCTACACTATTagaccaccagcagcagcctgaaccgttGATAACAAGGCAgggtggatccatgctttcatgttgtttacaccacaTTCTGACCCTAAAAtcaaaatgtcacagcagaaatcaagagtCACGCCAGATGGGGTCTGTAACTGCAGctcacttttctctttttaaacccTAGAGGTGGTTGGGTGGGAAAATACCAGTAGACcagtagtttctgaaatactcagaccagcctgaaCAACCATCCCGAACAGCCATCTCACAttcaaagtaattttaaaaaaaaccccttttTATCCCCATTCCTATGCTCATTTTGtatctaatgaagtggccagtcaATGCATATGTGGCCTGTGATATGACTGACATGGAGTAATATTAAAATGCACAAAGCAAAGTACCTGAAGGCATTATTTGGCAGGCTTTAAAAGAAAGGAACAGCATGATATTCACTTATATCACCAATGTACTGTATATTTTCAAGCAGATGAAACAATATGCGCTTACTTTGCTTATAAACAGGCTTTGaagtggacctattatgctcatttctagctccatatttttattcttgcacTGTAGTAAAGTAGCACTCTATGACCGACACATCAAATAATCCATCATTATCTTGCACCGGCACATGATACATCCCCCAAgttctgtctgaaacaaactcATTCAGTCAATCTCCCTTTCTTTCTTGGTCACTATCATTTGCTGCATCTTAGCTTGTTTTGAACTTGGTGTTCAAGGGCCCCACCTCCTGCCTGCCAGTTTGGAAGTTATGAAAACaagctgaggagaaaaaaacaaacaaacaaacaaaataaataaataaaaagagcaaGATTATAGCAGGatatctggggtttttttttttttaaatattacattCACTAGCTACTTGTAAATAACTGTGGATTCAGTCTTTCAATCACAAGCTGTACAAAAGAAATGTCTATCTATGTCCCTGGTAACAAGTGTGCATGAGGGAAATGCAAAGAATTTCCATACTTGTTTTCAAAGCCGTACACAAATACGAAGCCAGCCATACGAAGTCAGTGGGACCACAGTAGTCACTGCCAGAGCAAAGTTCCTCATTCTAGGAAAAACACCGGATGAGGACCGCAGCACGAACAAAATTATTACAAATGTGTGCAATGAATTTGTAATGTTGTTGCCTATGAAATTGTTACTTTAAAGTCAGTTGCTGTCTttaaagcaactttggtgcatcaagagaGTGATGAAACAGCAAACAGATGGAATCAGTCTGCTATTGAATAGGGTGTATTTGGCAATtatatgcaatctgtttgtggtAAAATCACAAATCTATTGCCATCTAGgcaaacagaaattcacattagcaacatacattcagagtccagccagaatgTCGACTCTATGAGGGCTATAaatttcctccacaaatagtgaggacggcaatttaactgcaaaatgatagACGCTCTAACCTTGCTTTTGTATAGGAACATAACCAGAGTAAAACCAGCTGGTAACCAGTTGCAAAGAGACCagcacagactgactcagactcATTGCAGCGTGTTGCCAATCTGTGTTTATTAATTAGATGGCATTCTTTTCAGACAGTCTCTAATTTGAGACCTGTTCAATTGCTTGTCGATCAAAAGTGGTCACCGAATTTACCAACAGATAAGGAAGGAGTAGTGATTGATATTAAACACCAGTGTACAGTAGATCttgaaaatttgtgaaaaatcaaaaatctaTTTCCAATATTTTGTTGACCATTGCCAAATGAATGTTCATGACAAGTTTCAGAAGAGTCAGCCTAGGAATAAGGGAAGAGTAGGGATTAAAAGGTAAACATTAGTGTATAACATTTCTCAAAAACtttgaaaattaatttttaaaaaatttaaaaagtcaaaagCTGAAAATCCATTTCCCTGTTTTGTAGAACCTTACCCAGAGAGTATCtgtgccaagtttcagaagatttcaaacATAAATGCCCAAGGAGTagcaaatttagcaaaaagTTGATGGATAGACGGACGGCATCAGAGAAGCTCCGCTGACTGTCGTCGactgagcatttagagcagtctgaagctttTAGCTCAAAGGGATTACTTGCACATAGGCTGACATCATTTTAAACTTTGGTCaagtttaatatgaacatcctcTTTATAATAACATAAtcatagaaaataaaagcataataggtccactcTGCCTGAATCTCAAAATGGAGGCAGATTATCTTACCTTTGCTTCAACTCTTCCAACTGGTTTTTGAGTTTTGACTGCTCATCCTTAAGCTAGcaaaggaaaaagaacagttacaATTCAATCACTGtctacagattaaaaaaaagtaaataaaaaaaaaaaaactcactgatGTGGGTttattaagatttaaaaaaaaaaaaaaaaagttttgaaccTTCACAAGATCACtctggtctctgtgtttgttatcAAGCTCCTGAgtcagtttgttgttttcatCTTGCAGTGTCAGCAGGGACTGCGACTTCACATTAACTGCTTCTTTAAGCTCCTCACTGGAGAAAAAACATCACAATTCAAGCAATTCTGGCAACTCACACTCACTGCACACTGGCTTTTCTTCCCCATATCGGTTGCCTGTTTACTATAACCTGCTAACTGTATTAGTTGAAtacaatgggaaaaaaataaaataaatatgtttctgtaacagaaaaggtgaggatgaggatggaCTCACATTTCCTGGCACATACTCTTGGTCCTCTGAGTTTCAGTGCAAAGCTGCTCTTTGGATACATTAAGGTCTTCTTGATACTTAGTACTGTCTTTCTTCAATGtttccagctttaaaaaaaaaaaaaaaaaaaaaaaaaaaaaaaaaaagatacatttagAACTAGAAGATTTACATGGAAAATAATTGACTTCACACCATTACATATACAGTATTGCTTGATGAGAAAGGCCAGTTCACCAAAGGCTGCATTATTAGCAGTTCCTCTACAAAGACCCATCTCTTACCTGGGTCTCCATTTCCTGCTTGGAAGTCTGCAGCCCTTCCAGCAAAGACTGGACTTCGTTCTTCTGCTGAATCAAAATGGCCTTCTCTTTTGTCAGCTGTTCGAGAGCCTCAGCAGTCTTGCCAGAGGCCTCTGTAGCCTAAATGGTCAGAACAACAGACTGAAATTAAAAGCAGCAGATGGTTGGTTACCACCACCAAGTGATTTTAACCAACTaactaaaatttaaataaattaaaaaaaaaaaaaagtgctgatttGATTAAACTACCCATAATGTTGTGACATtcaattttcttattttaatattactTAATAAATTAACTAAATGCTTAATTATTTCCTAAAATGGCTAGACAATTATCAGATGTCAGATTCTTGCAATTCTATTATAGTCTGCCTGaaaattaacaacaaaaaaagatttcacAGTGAGGGAAAATAATTAGTACATTCTGACTCTTGAAACCTGTGGCCTCAGAACGGACACTGACAGACAAGTCAGATAATGAACTATTTAAGCTATGGTGTTTCTAAAAATCGCTGTTATCATTGAGCATGATACAGATCACCTCACACCTATGTAATCACAATCGAAAGGATTTTTTTGCCCAACAGTTGATCACGTTATAAACCCACAGGCTAAGGCTGGGAGCTAAGAGAAGTAGACAGTGATTAGTAAATGGAAAGTGTTAagacaaaaagaacaaagggaCAGGGCAACAAACAAGCAGGCATGCAGTGAGGGTAACATAGCCCCAGCCATTCTAACATGTGTTAGTCAGTGATTACTACTGGAGGAGAAATACCTCAAGCTGCTTAGAAATGGCATTTTTTAGCTGTGATTCCAGCTCCCTGACTTGCTGGATGGCGCCATCTCTCTCCACCTGCAGGACATCCTTCTGAGCTGTTAGATGTGAGATGCTGGAGGAAATTTCTTCTTTTGCAGCGGTGGAAACAGATACCTCTGCAACAGCATTTTGATACTGCTTTTCCAAAATTTCTTTGGCTGTCTGTAGGGCCTTAGCATCAGCCTGTAGTTGCTCCTGACTAACCCGCAAACATTCCAACTCTTCAAGAAGCCTTGACCGTTCTGTAAGCCAGTTCTCTTGGTCCATCTGGAGAGAAGAAATCCCCTGCTCTAGTGCTTCCTTCTCTGTGGACAGTGAGGTCATCTGTCtccccagctcctccagctTTGAGAATAATTCAGCTTTATCTTTTGTTAACTGGGAATTTTCTTGTTCCTGCTGCTTCAGTTGTGTTTTCAAAGCCTCCATGTCCACCCTAAATGACTTATTTTGCTCTTCAACATTGCTGAGGTTAGAtgaaatttcttctttttcctgagCAACTTTGTCTAAATTTTTCTGCAGTTCCTCAATTTGCTTGGAAAGACAATCATGGTCAGAAACTGCTTTATTCCGTTCATTAGATTCAGCCTGTAGCTGTGTCTCAAGCATGTGCTTGGCCTCGGACACTGAATTAATCTGACTTTTCAACTCTTGGATCTCCTGAAGCAGCTCCTGGTTTTCTTTCTGCAAGGACTGCACTTTTTTCTCGGCCTCGGTCTGTAATGACTGTAGATGTTCATGTTCTTCTGTAAGTTTCTTTACCTGACTACCAAGCTCCAAATTAGCCTTCTCAAAATCTACTTTTAATTTACTGTGCTCTTCAACAAGTTGTACTTTGTACTTCTCAAGCATTTCATTATCAGAGTTCTGTTTCTGCAGTTCATTTTGCAGGTTAGTCTTTTCCCGTTTCAAAGAGGTCAACTCTGCTTCAATCTCCTCTTTTTGCCGTTTGGTTTCCTCTAGCATTGTTGATAAATGTGTCTTCTCCTGAATAAGGTCAACATTAGTTCTGGAGGAACTAGCCAATTGGTCCTTCAACGTTCGGATATCACCAGCTAGCTTATCACGTTcaagagaaacagcatttttctcAGATATGGCCTTTGTGTGCTTCTCTTCTAACTCTCCCTTCTCCTCAGTCAAATGCTCATAGTCCATTTTCTGCTGTTCCAGTGTTGAATCCAGGCTCATCTTCTCTTTTCGTAAAGCATGTAGAGACATCTCTGTTTCAGAATTCAGAAGGCGAAGCACCTGCTTCTCTTGCTCAAAAGATGATAAAGCTTCATCAAATTTCTCCCTGGTCTGGGTCAGGTGTTCTGTTGATACTTGAAGCCTTTCCTTCAATTCTTGTATCTCTCTGAGAAGCTCTTCTTTCTCATTAGAGGATTTTCTTTGGATTGCAAGTAGGTCTTCTTTCTCCTGTAGCAGGTGAATCCTTTCAGAATCAGTCACTTTACTGCTTGTCTTGAACTCTTCAAGCATCTGGACCAAGCTCATTTTTGAGACCTTAAGTTCTTCACATTCACGAACACAGCTCTCCAAGTCTTTCTTCATAATACTAAGCTTATTCTGGAGCTCCTCCTTCACATTCTCAAGGCTCTTTTTGTCCAGCATGACTGCACTGATTTCAGAGGACAtctctgctttctcttttgTCAGTGTTTCTGCTAGGGCTTGGAGCTGGGTATTCTTCATTGTAAGGTCTTCTTTTTCTAAATTCAGGGATTTCAGTTTTGCCTGCAACTCAGCATTCTTAGCATCAAGAGACTTTTTGGCATTTCTAGCAGAATCTCTCTCTAAAATTAGACTGTCCTTCTCACACATGTGCTTTGACTTGCTTTCATTGAGGTCCTCTTCAAACCGGTTCCTCTCCTTGCAGACTTTTTCATAATCCTCGAgtagctgcttcttttttgccTCAATTTGCTGAGTGTCCTGTTGATGCTTTAGCAGAGAATCATTCTTCTCTGCATTTTGTCTTTGGAGCTCCTCAATTTGGGCCAGGTATTcacttttactttgtttaagATCTTTGATTTCAGTCTGTGCTTCTTGAAGGCAGCTTTTGAGCTTCTCAAATTCCTTGTTCATCGAAGCCTTCTCTTCATCTGAATGCTTCTTGGTGGCCAGTAGTTCCTCTTGATGTTGTGTTAGTTCATCTCTGGTTATAAGCAGTTCTTTATTCTTGTCTGAGAGTTCCTGGTGAATAATATCAAGGGCGGAGAGCTTAGCCTGCACATCTGAAAGCTGCTTCTCCAGGTTGCCTTTTTCAGCTTTAAGATCCTCATTTTCCTTACACACGTTTTCCAGATCTAGGCTCTGCTTTTCCAGTTTTTTGGACAACTGTTCAACATTATGCTTGTAGGAGTCAAGCTCAGCAGAAAAACACTAGGAAaacaaaagatgaaagaaaaaaaaaaggaagggagTACTCAAGGAAAGGAATGAATGAATTCAAAATAAACCAAGCAGATATGGATATCAGTGATATGCAAATGGAAAGGTTAAGCTGCAGAAGCATAAAAAGATCACACCAGAGCTTACACGACAATGATTTTCAAAAActgtacataaaatatatatatcaagaggctgaacattttcacttcagctttttatttaaagaCAGCTATGTTGATAGCTATCTGGACAGTGATGCAGACAATGCATCTGAAATGaagcaatcaagatgtgatttgAAGTCACTTCCATTGTTAATTCAAATGGTTAACAAAAATATTCCCTCAGTTGCTTTGGGAATAGTTCCCTTTAAGCTTCATGGGCACAATGTAAAACTCTCAGTAACAGAGTCATCTAAAATATTTTGCTGCTTTATTATACATTATCTCTCCATTTCACAGGCTCAAAAGTCACTGGACAACAGTCAGATATTTCCTCATGAAATAATAATCACCACAGCTTCATCTTAGATATGAAGTGGACATGAAAAAACTtaccaaaagaaataaagatttaACCATATGACCTTGACCTTCAGAAGTTGATCACTGCACATTATCTTGATATGGTGAACTAGTAAAATCTAATGTAAGTAACAGTGACCTTTATCTTGCTTGAGTGATCCACTTACAATCACAACATTGCATTGGTCATAAGCTATCTACCCATGAAATTTGGTGAGTGTAGGTCAAATAATTCACAAGTTACTGAGCAGacagtttttctatttttagtaAAAGTGACCTTGATCTTGACCCCAGTGACCCCATACACAATCCCAACTTTGCTTTGGTCATAAACTCTCTTTTAATCAAATAAATCTTTCAAAAAAGCAGAAAGGGCCTGCAAAAGCATCTCATGGAATCAAATTCTAAATTTGATTAAGTCCATGGGTTCCAGCAGCAGTCAACTATAAAAGGACTTGCATCCAATAACACTCAAAGGTTGAAATTCGGAATTTCCAAGTATTTCAATGAGTGCCCTACAAAGGGTTATTGCTTAATCTAATACTTTAGTTAAACTGTTGAATTTAAAAGTCACatcttcaatcacatcttgattgtctTATTTGGAAGACACTCCGACTCAAAAGAAAACTCATAATGCATTTTGTGAGTACTAACTTCAGAAATGCCGGAAATTTAAGAAGGGTTCACAAAATTTGTAATGCACATCACTGGCACCATTATTACGAATGCCTTGTATAAAAGTATAGACACACAAATGATTCTGGGCATTCCCATTGCACAAACATTTGCTAGATTTTATCATCTCATGAAAATTTAATGTGAAGTGAACCTTTTAAGCAAGCATTGATTAATTTAGATAAATTCCTTCATTCATTTGTTCAAAAGTGAAAATGTTCTAATacataaaattttttaaaaagcaggctTATGAACCATGCTATCAGGGGCACTATacaaaaattattattagtattcCTATTATTGTTAATCAGTATGATTTATTTAAAGATAAATTTTAGTATGCCTTAATAAATGGGAACAATAACTAAAATTGTTCCCATTGTTTACACTTTGTCATTTGGGTTTTGTAATTTTATCATTCAGATCTaaagtcagcaaaaaaaaaaccccaaagaggTCTGAAAACTTTAAATCTATGGCAATCCAGATTCAACTGATGATAAACATACATGCTATCTATCCATAAAGCATCTAAAATAAATCATTTCTCTTAAAATACAGCTGTACCCCTGCACGCATGAAACCCATTGTGCCATTCAATACAGAGCTGGTTATTAACTGTAATGTGAGGGGCAATTCATCACAAACAATCTatatggcaaaaaaataaataaataacaaaaaaataaatagttaaacAGTTTTGTTTCACATCGTTTCTGTGTAAAACTgctagagcagggctcttcaactccaggcctcgagagcccctgtcctgcaggttttagatggttccctgatccaacacacctgaatcacctcctcagtatgcagtcaagttctccagagtcctgctaatgacgtctatatttgactcaggtgtgttgaagcagagacacatctaaaacctgcaggacaggggctctcgaggcctggagttgaagagccctgtgcTAGAGGCTATCAAATTTTCTCCTGATCATTTTTGatgagacacaaaaaaaaaaaaaaaggaaaaaaaggtgtTTGTGCTTACCTGAGCCTGCTCTTTGTATGGCTGCAGTTCAGATACCATCTTCTCTAGCTCTTGGGTTTTGCTCTTGGAAGAGGAGAACTCCTGCTCCAACTTGTTGACCTGACACTGCAGCGTCTCGACTTCCTTCGCGTGGAGCTCAGATGACTGATTCAGGGATTTCTCATGTGAGGCCTTGAGTTCCTCAACTAGCGTCTCACCCTGTTTAACAGTCTTCTCCTAGAGAACAGGAAACAAGAAAGGCAACAActaatgacattaaaatgaatgaagaacACAGGTtttattgatcttttttttttttttttaaatgcaatgaaTACCAAgcagtatattttatatataaaagtcTGTCGAAAAACTGAGTAATTCTTGCCATCAGTAAACTATTTTCACGTTAAATGAAGTGTTTGTGAAATAGAGAGGCTGTAAGAATTTCACTCACATCTGTGACTAAAAATAGATGTGTGGATTGTAAAATGCTAGCTCAACATATATTTCAATATATCTTTTTTGTGACTGACCATGGTCGTGATCTTCTCCTGAAGGCTACTTAATTCAGTCTGATGTGCCTCTCTAGTCTCTTTCAGCTCCTGCTCTTTGTGGGACACTTCCTGTTGCAGTTGTTCATTCAAGCGTGCcaccttctctttctcctctgctAGCTGATTCTGTAACTCCTCCAGCCTCCTGGGTGAtgacaaaagaaaaggaagacatGCAGTGACCAGCtggataaattaaaaataaggtGAACTAAAACAAAGGCAAAAGAAGTATCCATCTTTCATGTGATTAAGTAGTGTAATCAGGTCATATTTAAGGATGGAAAATTCAAGTGTGGTACCTTTCTTTCTGTATGAGATCTTCATTCATTTTGGTCAGCTGTACAGAACTATCACCTGATGCCTTCATCATGTCTGAAATATCATTTTCCagcttgcttttgttttttgaaagcTGTTCATTCTTTTCATCTGAGGCCTTCAGCTTCCTCTCCAACCCTGTAAACGAAAACGATGAGTTTGTTCAAAGGGAAAACAAATaccagggctttcaaattatgccggcaGCAGgtgcattttccacctactccaccactctgcgccgtctacattttaattttcctaaaaacttttttttgcgCCGTCCGCTCTCTCCATTTCCAGTGCCATGTGGACACGCGTTgcaatatttacgttctttcaatctgagccatttgattggttcatgactgccatgtgactattcatatcgtctgctgccgtcatgcttcggtctcggtcataaggtgcctgctactttggcatgcccccctgctactccaaaacaatctGAAAGCCCTGAAATACACACTGCTATGGAACAGGGAACACTTCTTTCATTTAACAGATCAATACAGCACTGATGTGCTTACCAGCAAGCTGACTTCTTAATGACTCTGATCCTTGGATCAAGGATATGCATTCCTCTTCCTTCTTACTCAGTTTCTcaagtgtttctttaaaaacataaatattagaaaaatttacaaactaaaaaaagagagcaaatgATGTGAAAACAATGCgtggaaacaaacacagaataaCTCGGTATGTCATTTACCTTGCATAGTTTTTGATGATTTAGtctgctcctctgtgctttCAGTCACCTTTTGTTTCTGTGGCCAAAGTGAAGGAAAAGTACACTTTATACAATTCTGCACTAGACAAACCATCAATATGTGATGTTTTAACTGTTTGATCCAGAGATCAGTTCATATATTTGATGAGTTGATATTAGCTGACATTGGCTTACTGCACATATATATGTAGATATGTTGTGCAACAATAATAACCAGTCATAAGTGACAAGAAATTGCAGCAGAGAAATACCAAAAACCAGGTCTCACCAGGCCTCTAAGCTCTTGTTCCAGGGTGTCCTTCTCATGCTTTACAGCAGTCAGACTCTGGTGTAAAGTGAGGACTTCCTGCTGTTTGCCCTCCAACTGAGTGTTCAATTCAGCGACCTTTACCACAAAGTAAAATGCAGGGCataactgaacaaaaacaattttataAAAATGCTACACTAAACCAATGATAATGATATCACTTAGATAAAAGATGGCACTTAATAAAAGTGGAGTATTAAAATGGTgatgaaattaataaaaaccCACCTTAGCACCCTGGTTGTCTCCTTGGCTCTGTACCTCACTTAACTGAGCCTTCAGATCTACAAGCTCCTGGTTACTTTGTGCTACTTTGCTGCGCAGAGCCACCATTTCAGCCATCTGTTCTTTGGTTTCTCTATCCTTGTCTTGAGCCTGTTGTGCTAGCGCTGCTTCCTTCTCCTCAAGCTCCTTTACCCTAATTTCAGCAGCATGAAGCTTTCCAAGAACATCCTCCATCTCCACAAGATGCTGCTCCTCTGTTTTTTCAACACTGGACCGGAGTGACTCCTCCACTCGCTCCTTGTcctcagtcagagccaggaCCTGTTCATTCAGTGCCTGCAACTCCTGAGTCCATGCTGAGGCTTCAGCTTTGTGTTTGGCTTCAACCTCCTCCAGAGCTGACTTGTGCTCCAACTTCAGCTTCTCAAGTGCACTTTTGGTTTCTACGAGTTCTTCTGTCTGAGCACCTGCACCTTTGCTGAAGGACACCTTCAGCTCTTCCATGGCTTGCTGGTGAGAGGTAACAGTAGCCTCCAACTTGGAACGCCACAGTTTAACAATCTCAGTATTCTCCTTCTCTGCCTGACTTAAACGCATCTGCAACTGCTCTTTGTCACCAGACAGCCTTACAGATGTAGCCTGAAGCTGAGCAACTGCCTCACTGTGGATTTTTTCTTGAGCTTCTAGCTTCTCCTTGTATTTACCCAGCT
This sequence is a window from Archocentrus centrarchus isolate MPI-CPG fArcCen1 chromosome 9, fArcCen1, whole genome shotgun sequence. Protein-coding genes within it:
- the clip1a gene encoding CAP-Gly domain-containing linker protein 1 isoform X1, producing the protein MSTAKASGIKGPSKIARPPGTGAPKTNPSTAKTAVVDKAAASASASAGESGNAEENFQIGDRVWVNGNKPGYIQFLGETQFAPGQWAGIVLDEPIGKNDGSVAGVRYFQCEALRGIFTRPSKLSRTEGEANGTQTAPTSRAASPTPSVGSVATKSALPSSTAVAKKASSTTATPPATPPSNLARTNSESVSNLSETGSVKKGERELKIGDRVLVGGTKAGVVRFLGETDFAKGEWCGVELDEPLGKNDGAVAGTRYFQCQPKYGLFAPVHKVTRIGFPSTTPAKAKTTVRKVVATPAGLKRSPSASSISTMSSVASSVSAKPSRTGLLTETSSRYNRKISGTTALQEALKEKQQHIEQLMAERDMERAEVAKATSHVGEMEQEITLLRDEHEQMEAKMDQLRALVEAADKDKVELLNQLEEERRKVEDLQFRVEEACITKGDLETQTRLEHAHIKELEQSLLFEKTKAEKLQRELEDTRVATVSERSRIMELERDLALRTREVADLQLRLGIQQGSEDSNSTLSPLLEEINSLRDQLSSQVTSHQEELGKYKEKLEAQEKIHSEAVAQLQATSVRLSGDKEQLQMRLSQAEKENTEIVKLWRSKLEATVTSHQQAMEELKVSFSKGAGAQTEELVETKSALEKLKLEHKSALEEVEAKHKAEASAWTQELQALNEQVLALTEDKERVEESLRSSVEKTEEQHLVEMEDVLGKLHAAEIRVKELEEKEAALAQQAQDKDRETKEQMAEMVALRSKVAQSNQELVDLKAQLSEVQSQGDNQGAKVAELNTQLEGKQQEVLTLHQSLTAVKHEKDTLEQELRGLKQKVTESTEEQTKSSKTMQETLEKLSKKEEECISLIQGSESLRSQLAGLERKLKASDEKNEQLSKNKSKLENDISDMMKASGDSSVQLTKMNEDLIQKERRLEELQNQLAEEKEKVARLNEQLQQEVSHKEQELKETREAHQTELSSLQEKITTMEKTVKQGETLVEELKASHEKSLNQSSELHAKEVETLQCQVNKLEQEFSSSKSKTQELEKMVSELQPYKEQAQCFSAELDSYKHNVEQLSKKLEKQSLDLENVCKENEDLKAEKGNLEKQLSDVQAKLSALDIIHQELSDKNKELLITRDELTQHQEELLATKKHSDEEKASMNKEFEKLKSCLQEAQTEIKDLKQSKSEYLAQIEELQRQNAEKNDSLLKHQQDTQQIEAKKKQLLEDYEKVCKERNRFEEDLNESKSKHMCEKDSLILERDSARNAKKSLDAKNAELQAKLKSLNLEKEDLTMKNTQLQALAETLTKEKAEMSSEISAVMLDKKSLENVKEELQNKLSIMKKDLESCVRECEELKVSKMSLVQMLEEFKTSSKVTDSERIHLLQEKEDLLAIQRKSSNEKEELLREIQELKERLQVSTEHLTQTREKFDEALSSFEQEKQVLRLLNSETEMSLHALRKEKMSLDSTLEQQKMDYEHLTEEKGELEEKHTKAISEKNAVSLERDKLAGDIRTLKDQLASSSRTNVDLIQEKTHLSTMLEETKRQKEEIEAELTSLKREKTNLQNELQKQNSDNEMLEKYKVQLVEEHSKLKVDFEKANLELGSQVKKLTEEHEHLQSLQTEAEKKVQSLQKENQELLQEIQELKSQINSVSEAKHMLETQLQAESNERNKAVSDHDCLSKQIEELQKNLDKVAQEKEEISSNLSNVEEQNKSFRVDMEALKTQLKQQEQENSQLTKDKAELFSKLEELGRQMTSLSTEKEALEQGISSLQMDQENWLTERSRLLEELECLRVSQEQLQADAKALQTAKEILEKQYQNAVAEVSVSTAAKEEISSSISHLTAQKDVLQVERDGAIQQVRELESQLKNAISKQLEATEASGKTAEALEQLTKEKAILIQQKNEVQSLLEGLQTSKQEMETQLETLKKDSTKYQEDLNVSKEQLCTETQRTKSMCQEIEELKEAVNVKSQSLLTLQDENNKLTQELDNKHRDQSDLVKLKDEQSKLKNQLEELKQSLPNNAFSESALKEQLDKEKTALQQSIHKNSALMSEKDQQLENLKTELAVLHGESASVKTLQGKIHALEQDKATLQERVQRLEKDLATGPINQSSGDAVLDQMREDKETAESQAAIDFLNSVIVDLQKKNQELKDKLETMAAASLNGNNPSELDNYDSHDKQPAKKKPPPRLFCDICDCFDLHDTEDCPTQTQMPDSPPHTTYHGNKGEERPYCDICEVFGHWTDSCNDDQTF